The DNA sequence ACGCTGACCCCGTACGGGAGTCCGCGTCCGGCCAGGGTCTCGTGGAGCAGGTCGGCGAGCTCGCGGGCGGGGGCGAGCGGGCTGACCGCGAAGAAGCAGGCCATCACGGAATGACCGGCCAGCACGGCGGGCCCGTCGATGGAGCGGTCGTCGACGGAGCGGTCGTCGACGGAGCGGTCGTCGACGGAGCGGCCGTCGACGGAGCGGCCTCGGACCCCCTCGGCCCCGCCCGGTTCCAGCCGTACGGTGTCCAGTGCCACCAACTCGCCGCTCGGTCGGCGCAGTTCGAAATCGGAGGCGAAGACCTGATAGGCGTTGCGCTCCCCGTGCGCGAGCCGGCCGGACAGGACGGTCTCGCTCGCCAGCACGGTGGCCGTGGGGTCGGCGGTGACCACCGTGCGCTGGTAGAAGCGGGAGTCGACGTACGGGATGACCGGGTCCGGCAGGTACTCCACGTACGCGTCCGGGCCGGCGGTCAGGAAGGTCTGCAGGACGGCGTAGTCGTGCTCCATCCGGTAGACCTTGGTGGCCGCCTGGGTGGTCACGTGCCCCGAGGTGCCGGGGCCGAAGGACAGGTCGGTGCGCAGCCGGTCGGCCTGGACGACCCCGCCGCCCGTGGACATCAGGAAGGTGATGGGCAGGTCGGGGCGGTGCGGGTCGAAGTAGAGCGGCCGCATGATCTGGAGCGGGGACTTCTGGTAGTGCCGCACCAGCTCGGTCCGGTCGCCGACCCGCTCGAAGCCCAGCTCCAGCAGGCCGACCTTGCCGGGGCGCCCGACACCGAGGGTGTCGGGCACCGAGGAGTGCCGCAGGACCTCCAGGGGGACGCGCGGCGGTTCGTAGTGCGCGGCCTCCAGGCGTGCGGGCGGCAGGAGGGTGCGGGGCGGAGTGCGGGGCGGGTGCGCCACTGCGCTCACGCCGGCACCCGGCGGAAGGACTCGATGAAGTTGGCCACGTCCTCCAGGCCCTGCCCGGTCAGGCAGTTGGTCAGGACCACGGGGCGCCCCTCGCGCACGCGGTGCGCGTCGGACTCCATGACGTTGATGTCGCAGCGGACGTACTGGGCGATGTCGATCTTGTTGATCACGAGCATGTCGGACTCGGTGATGCCCGGGCCGCGCTTGCGGGGCATCTTCTCGCCCTCGGCGGTGTCCAGGACGAAGAGGAAGAGGTCGACCAGGACGGGGCTGAAGGTGAGGGTGAGGTTGTCGCCGCCCGACTCGTAGAGCAGGGTGTCGACATCGGGGAACCGCTCCAGCATTTCGGCGCCCGCGGCCAGGTTCATCGTCGGGTCGTCGCGCACGGCGGTGTGCGGGCAGGCGCCGGTCTCCACGCCCACGACGCGCTCGGGGTCGAGCACCCCGGCCAGGGTGCGGCGGACCTGGCGGGCGTCCTCCTGGGTGTAGATGTCGTTCGTGATCACGGCGGGCCGGTGGCCGCGCGCGATGAGCACCGGCACCAGGGCCTCGATCAGCGCCGTCTTGCCGGAGCCGACGGGGCCGCCGACGCCGACGCGCAGGACGTTGTCCTCGGTCATCAAAGTCACACACCTTGGGTAAAAGACGGCTTGGGGAAAGGAGCGGAGTTGGGGGACGCTAGGTCGCGAACAGCCGTGCCTCGGCCCGCTCATGACGGCCCGACATCACATCGGCCATCGGAACGCATCCGCCGAGATCGGCGAGTTCACGGCACAGGGCCGCCCCCGCCACCTCCTCGATGACGGGTGCGATCCCGCGCAGCACCACCTGCGCCTTGCGGTGGTCGGTGAGCCGCAGCCGCAGCGCGGCCCCGGTGAAGCTCGCCGAGTAGGCGAACAGGTCGCTCACGACGGCCTGTTCGGCCGGGACCCCGGCGGCCGCGTAGGCGACCCCGGCGGCCACGGCCTGCGAGCCCGGCGCCCGCTTGGCGGCCACGAGCTCCGCGTACCGCTCCAGCGGCTCGCCGCCGACGCACTCGCGGGCGAGGTCCAGCAGCTGGCGGCCGGTGCGGGTGGCGGCGCGGCGCAGCCCCTCGTTCAGCTTGGCCGCGTTCAACCGCCGGTCGGTCTCGGCCAGGGCCTCCCAGTCGCCGGCCACTGCGGCCCCGTGGGCCAGCGCCAGCGCGGTGGCGTCGGAAGGCCCCACCGAATGCCGCAGCAGATCGGCCAGCAGGACCGGCACGCCCTCGGGGGTCACGGCCTTGGCCTGGGCGTACCCCTCCAGGCCGTGGGAGAGGGTGTAGAAGCCGCTGGGGAAGGCCGAGTCGGTGAGCTGGAGGCTGACCAGCAGGGCCCGTACCGGCGTCACGGCCGCGGGGCTGGCCACGGCGGAGTTGGCGGCAGTGCTCATGCCAGGTAGAACAGGTGGTTCAGGGGCAGTTCGCGGGCCGGCTCGATGGTGGCGGGCACCCCGTCGAGGGTGACCTTGTAGGTCTCCGGGTCGACGGCGATGACCGGGAGGGCGTCGTTGCGGACCATGTGCTGCTTGCCGACGGTGCGGCAGTGCCTGACCGGCAGGACCTTGCTGTCGAGGCCCAGCTTCTGCGGTACGCCGAGATCGATCGCGGCCTGCGACATGAAGGACACCCGGGTGGCCTGCTTGGCCTTGCCGTACGCGCCGAACATCGGCCGGTAGTAGACCGGTTGCGGGGTCGGCAGCGAGGCGTTGGGGTCACCCATCAGCGCCCAGTTGATCAGCCCGCCCTTGATGACCATCTTCGGCTTGGCGGCGAACGAGCCGATCGGCCACAGCACGACGTCGGCGAGCTTGCCCGTCTCCAGGGAGCCGATGTGCTCGGCGGTGCCCGTGGCGATCGCCGGGTTGATCGTGATCTTGGCGAGGTAGCGCAGGGCGCGGAAGTTGTCGTTGCGCTCGGTGTCGCCGTCGAGCTTGCCGCGCTGGTCCTTGCAGTGGTGCGCGGTCTGGAAGGCGCGGGTCCAGGACTCGCCGATGCGGCCCATGGCCTGGGAGTCGGAGGAGAAGATCGAGATGACCCCCTCGTCGTGCAGCACCGTCTCGGCGGCGATCGTCTCGGCGCGCACGCGCGAGTCCGCGAAGGAGACGTCCTCCGGGATGTCGTGCGACAGGTGGTGACAGACCATCACCATGTCGAGCAGCTCGTCGACCGAGTTCACCGTGTACGGCAGCGTCGGGTTGGTGGAGGACGGCAGGACGTTGGGCTCGCCGGCCACCCGCATGATGTCGGGGGCGTGGCCGCCGCCCGCGCCCTCGGTGTGGAAGGTGTGGATGGTGCGCCCGTCGATGGCGGAGCGGGTGTCCTCGAAGAAGCCGGACTCGTTCAGGGTGTCGGTGTGCACCGCGACCTGCACGTCGTAGGTGTCGGCCACGTCCAGGGCGCGGCTCAGCGCGGCCGGGGTGGTGCCCCAGTCCTCGTGCACCTTCAGGCCGCAGACGCCCGCCTCGACCTGCTCAATGAGGGCCTCCGGCAGCGAGCCGTTGCCCTTGCCCAGCAGACCCACGTTGACCGGCAGGTCCTCGGACGCCTGGTACATGCGGCCGATGTTCCACGGACCCGGGGTGCACGTGGTGCCGTTGGTCCCGTCGGAGGGGCCGGTGCCGC is a window from the Streptomyces sp. NBC_01244 genome containing:
- a CDS encoding urease accessory protein UreD; amino-acid sequence: MSAVAHPPRTPPRTLLPPARLEAAHYEPPRVPLEVLRHSSVPDTLGVGRPGKVGLLELGFERVGDRTELVRHYQKSPLQIMRPLYFDPHRPDLPITFLMSTGGGVVQADRLRTDLSFGPGTSGHVTTQAATKVYRMEHDYAVLQTFLTAGPDAYVEYLPDPVIPYVDSRFYQRTVVTADPTATVLASETVLSGRLAHGERNAYQVFASDFELRRPSGELVALDTVRLEPGGAEGVRGRSVDGRSVDDRSVDDRSVDDRSIDGPAVLAGHSVMACFFAVSPLAPARELADLLHETLAGRGLPYGVSVLPQECGAWVRVLGEHTEAVTLALGAVWDAVRRRLIGVPSPDLRKT
- the ureG gene encoding urease accessory protein UreG, translating into MTEDNVLRVGVGGPVGSGKTALIEALVPVLIARGHRPAVITNDIYTQEDARQVRRTLAGVLDPERVVGVETGACPHTAVRDDPTMNLAAGAEMLERFPDVDTLLYESGGDNLTLTFSPVLVDLFLFVLDTAEGEKMPRKRGPGITESDMLVINKIDIAQYVRCDINVMESDAHRVREGRPVVLTNCLTGQGLEDVANFIESFRRVPA
- a CDS encoding urease accessory protein UreF, whose product is MSTAANSAVASPAAVTPVRALLVSLQLTDSAFPSGFYTLSHGLEGYAQAKAVTPEGVPVLLADLLRHSVGPSDATALALAHGAAVAGDWEALAETDRRLNAAKLNEGLRRAATRTGRQLLDLARECVGGEPLERYAELVAAKRAPGSQAVAAGVAYAAAGVPAEQAVVSDLFAYSASFTGAALRLRLTDHRKAQVVLRGIAPVIEEVAGAALCRELADLGGCVPMADVMSGRHERAEARLFAT
- the ureC gene encoding urease subunit alpha; this translates as MAVLSRKQYTDLFGPTVGDRFHLADTNLVVEVEKDHNEGHYGDEAVYGGGKGIRDGMAQDPQATSLQGALDLVITNVVVMDAILGVVKGDLGIKDGFIAGLGKAGNPHTQSGVHPKLVIGPGTEVISGEHMIATAGGIDSHIHFISPQQAEHGLSNGITTLIGGGTGPSDGTNGTTCTPGPWNIGRMYQASEDLPVNVGLLGKGNGSLPEALIEQVEAGVCGLKVHEDWGTTPAALSRALDVADTYDVQVAVHTDTLNESGFFEDTRSAIDGRTIHTFHTEGAGGGHAPDIMRVAGEPNVLPSSTNPTLPYTVNSVDELLDMVMVCHHLSHDIPEDVSFADSRVRAETIAAETVLHDEGVISIFSSDSQAMGRIGESWTRAFQTAHHCKDQRGKLDGDTERNDNFRALRYLAKITINPAIATGTAEHIGSLETGKLADVVLWPIGSFAAKPKMVIKGGLINWALMGDPNASLPTPQPVYYRPMFGAYGKAKQATRVSFMSQAAIDLGVPQKLGLDSKVLPVRHCRTVGKQHMVRNDALPVIAVDPETYKVTLDGVPATIEPARELPLNHLFYLA